The Synechococcus sp. MVIR-18-1 region TTATCTTTTCACCATAGATGTTTTGAAGGGTGGATTGCAAATAGTTCCGGCATACATCGCGAGAATTTCCATCCTCTTTAATAGTGCCATTCTCGAGCCAAATGGCTCGTTTGCATAAATTCTGTACCATTGCAGGATCGTGACTTACGAACAACAGTGTTCCTCTTTTACTAAACTCTCTGATGAATCGCATGCATTTTTGCGTGAAAACAGCATCTCCTACAGCGAGTGCTTCATCAACAACTAAAATGTCAGCATCAACATGGGCTATGACTGCAAAAGCCAGGCGGAGCTGCATCCCACTTGAATAGGTTTTTGTTGGCTGATCTATAAAGTCTCCTATGTCGGCAAATGCAAGAATCTTGTTCATTCTTTCCATTACGTCCCTTCTACTTAGCCCATAGATTGCAGCATTCAGGAGTACATTCTCCCTACCGGTGAATTCGGGATTAAAGCCACTTCCTAGTTCCAAAAGAGCTGCAATTTTCCCATTAATCGCTACTGATCCTTCTGTTGGCTGAAGAATTTTGCTTATGAGCTGTAGAAGAGTACTTTTTCCTGAGCCATTACGACCAATTAAAGCCAATGATTCACCCACCTCAATATTAGCATTGATATCTTTCAGTGCAAAAAACTTTTTATGAAATGATCTTTGATTATAGAAAATAATGTCTTTAATTCGATCTAACGGATTTGAGTAGATCTTAAAGGTCTTGCTCGCATTAACGATCGTAATTGAGTTGTTCTTCATAATACGTCCGCGAAATTCGGCTTGCATCGAAGGAAGAATCTGAGAGATAGCTCTGCTACTACTAGGGATAATAATGGAGCTATAAGTATATATATTGAGTTTGGCATTTGATGATTAATGATCACGAGTCTTGTTTGATCTACAATTGCGGCAAGTGGATTGAGCCCTAATACTGCCTGTAACTTCGAAGGTAATACCGATATCGGATAAAACACTGGCGTTACAAAGAGTAGGATTGATAAGAACAGAGAAATGATTTGCCCTATGTCCCGAATGAATACTCCAACCGATGAGATAAGCCAGGAGGCGCCTGCACTTAAAAGAATCAATGGAAGCCAAATCCACGGGAGCCAGAGTACTTGAGCTGAGAACCCTAAAGTTAGCCATGAGGCAATAATCAGAATTGTCATACCTGCACATGCATTGATAGTAGCAGTGCTAACAACTGAAATTGGAAGTATCTCAACAGGAAAAATTACTTTCTTAACGTAGTTGGTGTTGCTAATGATGAGGTCAGATGACCTGCTTATTGATTCGCCGAATAAGTTTACGACTAGCAGGCCTGCGAATAAATTTAAGGCAAAAAAGTATATATTATCTTGTTGCGCATTTATACTTGTGCCCCATCTTGCTTTAAATACCACTGAAAAAATAAATGTATAGACAGCAAGCATAGACAATGGCTGAAGAAGACTCCAAATTAGTCCCAATGTGGAGCCTCGATAGCGCCGTTTAAGATCTCGCTCACAGAATGGGAGGATTAGATTTAAGTTTTTAGTCAATGCTATTAAGTTGCTTTTCATCGAATAATTTGTGTGAATACAAGAAGATTGGGAGTTGATATGATATTAGTGAATCCTGCTCTTTTGAGGTTGTGCTCGTTTAGCTTTGCCAATGATAGATCTTGGTAAGAGGATACCAGGTCTGCTTGCCACTGTCTGCTATTTAATCCGATTTCACTTGTATAGTTTTGATGAGATTTCCTCAATACTATTGTCCCAATCGATTTATCTTCCAGCCATTGTTTTAAACTACTTTCATCAGCCATGGCCTCTTTTAGCCCTGCGTAATACATGCTCTCTGCCGATTCTAGGCTCAGAGAAGTATAGTTTCTGTTGGCCAATGGCCTTGGACATTCTGATCTATAGGTCAGAATCTCTCCTATGAATGGATCCGATAAGGTAAAACTATTCGGAGACAGTTTTTTGCATAATCTATTTAAAAGGTTTAAGTCACGTTGTATCAAACTGCCATCTGCCATTGATGATGTTTCTAATGGGCTTAGTAGGTGAGGGACTTTGGAGTTCAAAATGTTTGACTCCAGACCGTTGTGTATTGGTATTCCTAATGCAACCAAAAAAATTGCAAGAGAAGCTTTCAAATAATTATTAATATTGACAAATCTTGATTCTAGGAATTTGCTAATTGCTTGGAGCAAAACTGGAATTGATATCCAGAAAAGGGTTGTCCATGCAATGCGGTACGCAACTTCGGGGCTTATCAGTTTAAATGTTAAATCATTAATGCCAGGTACCACCCATTCAGCCAGAACAATAAATGGGAGAATGCTTAGTGCAAGGGAGCTATTTTTCACCGCTCCTTCGCTTATGTATTTGCAGTATATCACTACAATCGAAAGGACTATGCATGCTATAAATGTAATTTCAATAGTAGAGTTAGGGAGGGCAGGCCAAAAAATCTGAAAGTCGTATTTTAAAAACTTAAATCTATGAACAATTTTCATGTATTCCGGATATTTGGCAACACTCACGAAATTTGGGTGTAATTCCATTTTGTTAAGAACTGCTAGCCCGGCAGCGCTGAGTATCAGTGAAAGCCCTCGCATTATCCTTTTTTTGTTAAAGGTGAAACATGTTACTGTCCATGATGCGATTAATATATTTGCTGTAAAATACGCGGTTACTGCATGTGCTTTGTAACTGATTGTGCCCGCACATATGAGTAGTAATGATCCTAATACTATGTCTTTTTGTTTGGAATCTGATTTGTTTAATGAGAGAAGTAATGGTGTTGCTGAAGCAAGGATTGCTGCTATTCCTATAAGGGTTCCATTTAATGAAATTTGGTGCGCAAAGCTAAAGTTTTGGTGTCCAAAGCCGATAAGGAAGAGTAGTGTGCACAGCCATGAAAGCTCCCATCGCTTAGTTAATGCCCAGGTAAGGTTCGCGCTTGCTAGTAGAGCTGTGAATGCATTTAACGCGGCTATTTTGCCAGAAGTGTTTATTGAGTATGTATTTTGTAGATTCCATAGAAAGTGTTGCATTGAGTAATGCCAGTTGAATCTACTGTTGTATAAAAATTCCCTTCCTGCCTGGGATAGTAGTTGGTCCTGGGATAAATTTCTATTATGGTAAATGAACATGTCTGTGGGGAATTCAATGTTTGCTCCTCTCAGTGCAAGGAATAAGCCTGCTGTAAGCGATGGCGCCAATACTGCACAATGCCACTTTAAGGCTAATTTATTTTTCGAGAATTTGCAACCTTTGAATACAAATAAGCATATCGCACAGAAGGCGACAATGCTTTCGACTAATAGAACGAGGCTGAATGCTTGTTTTATACTTATGAGGTCACTATTTCTTGCTGCCCAATCGGCTATTCCCCACGGAAGGATCCCAATCATGATCATTGACCATGCTGGAATGCTAAACCCCATTCCTATTAACCATGGGCAGATGATGGCCAGTATCAGCTTTGCGCTCATTCTTCAGCTTTCCTATTGATTGTTAGACGTTATCATGTGAATATAACTGCCTGCATTTTTTGTCGCATTGTTTGTTGCGAGTGTAGTGTTTGTATTGCTCTGGAATAAATTTTTTGTTAGGTTGTTTTTGTAATGACTTTATATTGATGCATTGATTAGTCACCGAGAAATTCAATGATTTCGCGATCTTTGAGGCTCTGCGATTCGCCAGAGTTTACTGAGGGATTGAATTTTATATTACTTGTTGATTCCATTAGTTTTTGGATAATCCTTAGTTGATCTTCCAGTTGATCAATCCGCTCCATCAGGTTGCGGATCACATTCGCTTCTGCATCCGGTAAGGCCGAGTGCGCCAAGGGATTGATGCGCACGCCGCTCTGGTGAATCACCCGCCCGGGGATCCCCACAACCGTGCAGTTCTGCTCAACGCTGCGCACGACCACGGAGCCAGCACCAATTCTGGTGTTAGCGCCCACCTCAATGGCCCCCAGCACCTTGGCGCCGGCTCCCACCACCACGTTGTTGGCGAGCGTTGGGTGACGCTTGCCGCTGTCTTTGCCCGTACCGCCCAGGGTGACGCCTTGATAGAGCAGGCAGCGATCACCAATTTCGCTGGTTTCACCAATCACCACCCCCATGCCGTGATCGATGAACACGCTGCGGCCGATTGTGGCGCCGGGGTGGATCTCGATCCCGGTAATTCCTCGCCCCAGCTGGCTGAGCAGGCGTGCCGGCAGTTTCAGGGGTAGGCGCGAACGCCAGAGCCGATGGCTCAGCCTGTGCAGGCTGATCGCTTGAAAGCCCGGATAGCAGAGCAGGATCTCGAGAGGCCCGCGCGCTGCGGGATCCCGTTCGCGGATGATCGCAAAGTCGGCCCGAATTTGATCAAGCATGGCCTAGCTGCTAACCAAGCCAATTTCCTTGCGGAGGAGCTCGATCGTGTCACCACTGAGGTAGCTCTCGGCGCAGTGCACTTGGGGCATGCGCATTAGTTGGGAGCGGTTTTGACGCAGGCTTTGCTCTACCAGCGGCATGCTGGGGCGATCACACAGCACGTGGCTAGAGGCGCGCAGAAGGGCCAGCAGCCTGCTGCCGATGTCTGGAGTTGCCGTCATCAGCAGCAGGTCATTGCCGCGCATGCTGTGCAGGATCACCTCGGCAGCGCGCAGGATGCCAGGGCTGATGCTCACCAGGCCAACGCAGCTGCCTTGGCGGAGCTCTTTGAGCATCCCCAATTCCGCCTTGAAGTCATTGAGATCCACCGCCACAGCGCGCACACCGTGCTTTTTGGCCAGTTCTTCGATGGGTTGAAGGAAGTACCTGCTGGTGACCACCGTTCCATTGCTGGCGTTCTCAAGCACGCTCTCGAGCTCTTCCATTGGCACCACTTCCACGGGAACGTTGATGTTGGGTTCGAGTTCTTCTGCGATCAGCATCGAAGCGCCAATGTCTTCTCGCGGGGTGCTCACGAGCACCCGGGCGCCGCAGCGCAGGCGCCAATCGATTTCACGCGTGAGTAGTTCTCGCGTTTGCTGCAGGGTGCAACCCGCGTTGAGCAGTCCATCCACGCATTTGCGCACCTCTCGATCGAGATCGGTGACGCCACGATTGCGGATATGGGGCGGCGTTCGGATTTCCCGTGGCTTCTGTTGATCGCGGACATAGATCCCTGAACCTGCCATCGCTTCCACCACCCCATCGGTTTCGAGCTGGCGGTACACCTTGCTGATGGTGTTGCGATGCAAGCCGGTCTGCATCGCCAGCTGTCTCGTACTCGGAAGACGATGACCAGGCGGGTAGTGCCTGGCGGCAATAGCGAAACAGATCTGGTTGTAGAGCTGGGTCGATGCCGGTATGTCGCTTTCCTGTTGGATGTGGAATCGCACGCCGGTGGACCGGATTGATGTGGCCACCTTAAGGACTGGACGGCTTGGTGACAATTGCTGAGCTGATCCTTGCCTCGATCTAGGGACTTATCTTCACGCGCTGATGTCTAATTCCTCCCTTTTTCCGCCCGTGCTTCCTGAGATCTTTGGCCTTAATGCTTGGGTGCGGGGTGTGGCCGATCGCCTTTCGGCGGCTGGCGTTCCGGCTTTGGCGATGCCGCTGTTTGCGCGCACGGCCCCAGAGCTGGAGTTGGGGTATGACCCTGAGTCCACCAAGGAAGGTCGGCGCCATAAGGAGGCCACGAGCACCGAGGGGATCATGGCGGACGTTCAAGCCTCGATTGATTGGTTGCGGGAGGCGCTTGAAACCCGTGATCAGCCCCTGCGCATCACGGTGGTGGGGTTCTGTTTTGGCGGGCATGCCGCTCTTCTGGCCGCCACCCTCACTGACGTAGTTGTGAGCTTGGATTTTTATGGGGCTGGGGTGAGCCGTGGGAGGCCCGGTGGAGGAGCCCCCAGCTTGGAGCTGCTGCCCGGAGTGCAAGGAGAGCTGCATTGCTTGTGCGGCAGCATCGATCCCCTGATTCCAAGCTCAGAGCAACAGGCGATTCAGGCTGCACTGCAAAGGGTGGATCCCACAGGCCTGCGCTTGCGCTACAGCGCCTTTGAGGGCGCTGATCACGGCTTTATGTGCGAAGCCCGTGATCAGTATCACCAGGCCTCAGCGCAGGAGGGCTGGAGGCTGCTTCTAGAAGCAGCTCACTCCTGAGTGATGATCCGACGCGCCGGTGAAGGAATCGTGCGCACCGCGTTGTTCCCCGCACCCTCTTCCTTGTCTTTCTTCAACAGAGGAGCTTTGCGGGGTGTGAGAAACATGATCATGTTGCGGCCTTCGCGCTTCGGAGGCTGTTGCACCTCGGCGGGCTCTTCCAGGTCTTTGGCCATCCGGCGCAGCAACACCTCGGCCAAGGCGGTGTGCTGAATTTCCCGGCCTCGGAAAATCACCGTGCACTTCACCTTGTCGCCGGCTTTAAGGAAGCGCTGTGCTTGACCAATACGAACGTCGTAATCGTGAGAATCGATTTTGTAACGCATCTTGACCTCCTTGACTTCGGTCTGATGCGACTTCTTCTTGGCTTCCTTGGCTTTCTTTTCTTGCTCGAATTTGAATTTGCCGTAGTCCATGATCCGGCAAACCGGCGGATCGGCTTTCTCGCTCACCAGTACGAGATCGAGCTCGCGTTCACGCGCAACTTCTAGTGCTTTTTCCCGGTCGATCACCCCCAGCTGCTCTCCGTCTGCGTCAACAACCCTGAGCTGTGGGTAGCTGATGCGGTCATTGATGTTGGGGAGCTCCCGGACGGGGGCGCGACGGTCAAAGCGAGGACGTGGGGGCATTCAGTGTTGTGAAGGGCTGCTGATTGAAAGCGGTGCTCAGCAGAGATTGCTCTTCAGTCTAGACACGCTTCGATCAGGCCTATCGCTTCGCTAAGCGCAGCCTGACCTGTGAGCCAGTGGGGGCTGTGTTGACGGCGGAACCAGGTGCGTTGTCGCTTGGCGAACTGCTGGGTGCGCCTGGTGGTGGTGGCGATGGCCTGCGCTTCGCTTCGCTCTCCCTGCAGTACCTCGAGCGCTTCGCCGTAGCCGATCGTTTTCAGCATGGGGAGGTCAGATCCATAGCGCTGGCTCAGTTGCCGCGTTTCTTCAAGCAACCCTTCCCGGTAAATCTGCTGAGTGCGTTGGGCGATGCGTGAGCGCAGCTCCACGGGATTGAGTCCGAGCTCCAGCACGCGCCAGGGCGGAGGATTGGCCGATTGTTGCTCACTCATCGGTTTTCCGCTGGAGTACAGCACCTCAAGCGCGCGTTGGGTGCGAACTGCGTCTGCAGGGGCGATCTTGGCGGCCGCTAGGGGATCGGCCTGTTGGAGCAGTTGATGGCAGTTCGCTTGACCAAGAGTGCTCAGTTGGCGGCGTAGCTCGGCTTGAGGAGGTACCGCCGGAGGCTGCAATCCTTGGGTGAGGGCTTTGAGGTAGAGGCCGCTGCCTCCGGCCAAAAAAGCCACACCTCGGACCTTGAGCACCTGGCTCACGGCTGCAGCGGCTTCTTGCTGAAATTCCTGAAGCGTGATCGGTTGATCAGGGGAGCGCAGGTCGAGGAGGTGATGGGTGACGCGCTGTTGTTGCTCGGGCGTGGGTTTGGCCGTGCCGATATCCATCTCTCGGTAGAGCTGGCGAGAATCGATGTTGAGGATCTCCAACTGGAAGTGCTCAGCAAGCTCAAGCGCAAGCGCGGTTTTGCCACTCGCCGTCGGGCCCACCAGTGCCACCACAAGGGGCGCCTCTGCATCGGGTTTTGCCTTGGCTGTGGTCCCGAATTCAGGGCTGATCTGATTCATCGAAGAAACGATGGGGTGCATCCCCTTTAAAAATGACGCGTCAGAGGGTTCTACGGGCGCCTCTGGGATACCGGTGGTAAGTTGTAGACGAAAAGGGCTGGGCCGACGACGAGCGCATGAGCGAAGCCTCAAAAGTTCAAGCCGCCTACGGTGCCGAACAGATTCAAGTCCTTGAAGGACTCGAACCGGTGCGCAAGCGCCCGGGGATGTACATCGGTACAACCGGGCCTCGTGGCCTCCACCATCTCGTTTACGAGGTGGTGGACAATGCCGTGGATGAGGCCCTGGCTGGGCATTGCAACGAGATTACGGTTGTTCTCGGAGAAGACGGCTCCGCGTTTGTGAGTGATAACGGCCGCGGCATCCCAACGGATGTGCATCCCCGTACGGGCAAAAGCGCCCTGGAAACGGTGCTCACGGTGTTGCACGCTGGCGGCAAGTTTGGAGCTGGTGGCTACAAGGTTTCGGGTGGTTTGCACGGCGTTGGTGTTTCCGTCGTGAACGCCTTGAGTGAGTGGGTGGAAGTCACCGTTCGCCGTCAAGGCCAGGTGCATCGCCAGCGCTTTGAACGCGGTGCTGCGATCGGCAGCCTTGCTTCAGAGCCGCAGCCCGCGGAGGAGAATGGGCTTACTGGCACCAGCGTTTGCTTTAAGCCCGATCATCAGATTTTCACGGTTGGAATTGAGTTTGATTACGCCACGCTTTCCGCCCGTTTGCGAGAGCTGGCTTATCTGAATGGTGGTGTGCGCATCGTGTTCCGCGATGAGCGAGAGGCTGCCCGGGATAAAGAGGGCCAGCCCCGCGAGGAGCTGTATTTCTATGAAGGTGGCATCAAGGAATACGTTGCCTATATGAATGCGGAGAAAGATCCTCTGCATCCAGAAATTATCTATGTAAATGCTGAAAAAGATGGCGTGACCGTGGAAGCGGCATTGCAGTGGTGCGTTGATGCCTATTCCGACAGCATTCTTGGCTTTGCTAACAACATCCGCACGGTGGATGGTGGCACTCATATTGAAGGCTTGAAAACGGTTTTGACCCGTACCCTTAATACGTTTGCGAAGAAACGAGGCAAACGCAAGGAGGCTGATTCAAATTTGGCGGGCGAAAACATTCGCGAAGGCCTTACCGCCGTGCTTTCGGTGAAAGTTCCTGAGCCAGAATTTGAAGGTCAAACAAAAACGAAGCTTGGTAATACCGAGGTTCGCGGCATTGTTGACAACTTGGTTGGAGAATCACTCAGCCAATACCTGGAGTTCAATCCAGGGGTGATCGACATGATCCTGGAGAAGGCGATCCAGGCCTTTAACGCTGCGGAAGCAGCTCGCCGGGCGCGCGAGTTGGTGCGCCGCAAAAGCGTGCTGGAAAGTTCAACACTGCCTGGCAAGTTGGCTGATTGCAGCACCAGAGATCCCTCAGAATCTGAGATCTACATCGTGGAGGGAGACTCCGCTGGAGGCTCCGCCAAGCAAGGACGCGATCGTCGTTTTCAAGCGATTCTTCCTTTGCGCGGAAAAATTCTCAACATCGAGAAAACCGACGACGCCAAGATTTATAAAAACACTGAGATCCAAGCGCTGATTACGGCCCTTGGCTTGGGGATTAAAGGAGAGGATTTCAATGTTAAAAATCTCCGTTATCACCGTGTGGTGATCATGACGGATGCGGACGTGGATGGTGCGCACATTCGGACGCTGATTCTTACCTTCTTCTATCGCTATCAGAAAGAATTGGTTGAAGGTGGATATATCTACATCGCTTGTCCGCCGCTTTACAAGGTTGAGCGCGGAAAAAATCACACCTATTGCTACAACGAGCAGCAATTGCAAAAAACCTTGGCTGGATTTGGCGAGAAAGCCAACTACAACATTCAGCGATTTAAGGGTCTCGGTGAAATGATGCCCAAGCAGTTGTGGGAAACCACCATGGATCCCTCTACGCGCATGATGAAACGGGTGGAAGTGCAGGATGCGCTGGAGGCTGATCGCATCTTCACGATCCTGATGGGCGACAAAGTGGCGCCACGGCGGGAATTCATCGAAACCCACAGCGCCGACCTGGACATGGCGTCTCTCGACATCTGATGCGGATGTCAACTGGGGTTGTGTTGCGTTGGGGCTGGCTTCTTGGTGTGGCCTTGATGGCACCAGCGGCACTTCCCGCTGGTGGTGCTCAGCGACGGCTTCCCCCCTTGCGCCGGCAGGAGGGCAAAAGCCCATTGCTCAGTGGTGAGTGCTGTGTCTTGCGCTCCAGCCCGCTGGTTGAGGCCCCTGCCCTACGCCGCTTGGAGTTAGGCACTCCACTCCAGATGTTGCGTCATTGGCGTGGAGACGATGGCCGCGACTGGATTCAAGTGCAGGTGTCTTCAGGCCAGGGCTTGCCAGCGAGCTTTCAGTCTGTGCGTGGTTGGGTGAATGGCTGATTCCTTCACGGCTGGTCAGGTCGTGCTGGTAGGGATTGGTGCCATTCCTGGAGCCTGGCTTCGGCTGCGGATCGTGAATCACTTCGAGCCGATGGTTCCCCGCAAGCATTGGGGAACCTTTGCGGTCAATCTCGTTGCCGCCTTTGCCCTCGGTCTGGTGCTTGGCCTCCAAAACAATGATCCCTGCACAACATCTCAAGCTCTTTCGGGGCTGACCTTGTTGATAGCTGTGGGCTTTTTTGGCAGCCTCAGTACGTTTTCTACGTTTGCCGTTGAGTTGCTCAACACCCTGAAGCAAAGGAATTGGCGTGAATCGCTGCTCCTAAGCGTGGGCTCGATCCTCGGTGGCTTGGTTGCGGCTGGTTTGGGCTACGGGCTTGGCTTGGCCGAGGGGATCGCCTGATGCCGCAGTCTTCTTCCACTGCAAACCAGTTCAGCCTTCGTCAAGACCTGAGCGAATTGGCTCTTGTGGCGCTTGGTGCTGTTCCTGGCGCTGTGATGCGTTGGCAAATAGGGTCCCATCTGCATGACAACAACGTGATTGTGAACGTGCTCGGCGCGTTCGTTTTGGGCTGGTTGGTGGGTCTTCCCCTCCGTCCGAAACGTCAGTTGCTGGTTGGGATTGGTTTCTGTGGTTCGCTCACCACATTCAGCAGCTGGATGGTGGACTGCGTGACCTTCATCGCTCAAGGCGACTGGCTGGCTGCCTTGGGGTTAATCGGCCTCACCCTGGGGCTGGGGCTGGGTGCCGCAGCCCTGGGTGTTGTCGTGGGCCGGAGCTTGGTTAAGCGTTAAGAGCAGACTCAATCGCAGTCTTCAGCTCATCGGAGTCGGGCTCAACGCCGCTTTTGAAGCGTGCGATCACCGTGCCGTCTTTGCCCACGAGGAACTTCTCAAAGTTCCAAGCCACATCGCCGGAAGGCTCTGTTGTGTTGAGGGTGGTGTAAGGCTCCGTGGTGCTTCCAGTGGCATGCACTTTGTCGAACAGCTCAAAGCTGGCGTTGTAGGTGGTGGAACAGAAGCTTTTGATCTCCTCCAAAGAGCCTGGCTCCTGGCCGCCAAAGTCGTTGCAGGGGAAGCCCAAAACCTGAAGACCTTGAGCGCCGTAGCTGTCTTGTAGCGCTTGCAAGCCGCTGTACTGACGCGTGAAGCCGCAGCGGCTCGCCACGTTCACGATTAACAGCACCTTGCCTGAGTAAGAGCCGAGTGATTTGTTGGCGCCGTCGGGGGTGTTGACGGACACGCTGCTGATGTTGGGGGCCATAACTATTGGAAGTGCAATCGGCGCTGACGATAACCGGCGACCGCCCCACTTACACTGGAAGGGGCCGGGCGGAGAGCATGGAAGAAGCCCACGGCCGCAGCGGTGTGAGCGTCACGAATGATCTGGTCGCTGAGGTTGTTGCTCAGCAATTGGAATCGATGTTGTCGGTTGGCAATTACGACGGTGTCAAGTTGCTCTTGGCGCCGGTTCAGCCTGTGGATGTGGCGGAAGCGGTGGGTTGCCTTCCGCGAACTCTTCAGGCCCTTGCCTTTCGCTTGCTCGGCAAGGACGAAGCGATTGAGGTGTACGAATACCTTGAGCCAGCCATTCAGCAAAGCTTGTTGGAACGGCTGCGCTCCAGTGAAGTGTTGGAGCTTGTGGAAGAGATGTCGCCCGATGACCGGGTGCGCCTGCTCGATGAACTCCCGGCCAAAGTGGTGCGCCGTCTTTTGGTGGAGCTCAGTCCTTCCGAGCGGCGGGTGACCGCACAATTACTCGGTTATGCCCCCGAAACGGCTGGCCGTTTGATGACAACGGAATACATCGATCTCAAGGAATTTCATAGTGCTGCACAAGCTCTCACCATCGTTCGCCGGCGCGCAAGAGAGACCGAAACGATTTACAGCCTTTATGTAACAGATGGGCAGCGCCATCTCACCGGCATCTTGTCTTTGCGTGATTTGGTCACGGCCGACCCCAGCGATTGCATTGGTGATGTGATGACGCGAGAGGTTGTGAGCGTTGGCACCGATACCGATCAGGAGGAGGTGGCCCGTGCGATTCAGCGCTACGACTTTCTTGCTGTGCCTGTTGTGGACCGGGAACGTCGTCTTGTCGGGATCGTTACGGTGGACGACGTGATCGACG contains the following coding sequences:
- a CDS encoding CrcB family protein translates to MPQSSSTANQFSLRQDLSELALVALGAVPGAVMRWQIGSHLHDNNVIVNVLGAFVLGWLVGLPLRPKRQLLVGIGFCGSLTTFSSWMVDCVTFIAQGDWLAALGLIGLTLGLGLGAAALGVVVGRSLVKR
- a CDS encoding glutathione peroxidase, which translates into the protein MAPNISSVSVNTPDGANKSLGSYSGKVLLIVNVASRCGFTRQYSGLQALQDSYGAQGLQVLGFPCNDFGGQEPGSLEEIKSFCSTTYNASFELFDKVHATGSTTEPYTTLNTTEPSGDVAWNFEKFLVGKDGTVIARFKSGVEPDSDELKTAIESALNA
- the mgtE gene encoding magnesium transporter — protein: MEEAHGRSGVSVTNDLVAEVVAQQLESMLSVGNYDGVKLLLAPVQPVDVAEAVGCLPRTLQALAFRLLGKDEAIEVYEYLEPAIQQSLLERLRSSEVLELVEEMSPDDRVRLLDELPAKVVRRLLVELSPSERRVTAQLLGYAPETAGRLMTTEYIDLKEFHSAAQALTIVRRRARETETIYSLYVTDGQRHLTGILSLRDLVTADPSDCIGDVMTREVVSVGTDTDQEEVARAIQRYDFLAVPVVDRERRLVGIVTVDDVIDVIEQEATRDLYAAGAVEAGDEDDYFQSNLFTVARRRVVWLSVLVVANGFTTQVIAMNDAVLREVVMLAAFIPLLIGTGGNVGAQSSTVVIRGLSTQRIQPLGPWRAVVRESLAGALLGVLMLFVVVPFAWWRGDGPLVGMAVGISLLAITTLAATAGAALPLLFNRMGLDPALMSAPFITTATDVAGVFIYLKTAEWLLLHAPQLLETTSISTHLATSFAF